The following coding sequences are from one Nerophis ophidion isolate RoL-2023_Sa unplaced genomic scaffold, RoL_Noph_v1.0 HiC_scaffold_62, whole genome shotgun sequence window:
- the LOC133547114 gene encoding zinc finger and BTB domain-containing protein 24-like, giving the protein MDPQTPYFKEEEEDQEPPHIKEEEEEECISQPKWLEEFPVTVKSEDDGVKGEREERGGGEPPSSSSTQHMTTEADGDHCGGSQADKLLAPLSDSEDTTSHSPDTDDEDSKDDKTCHTDNTHFTSSHSHKTFKYCRNLKVHMRTHTGEKPFTCSICSKGFTQNHNLKVHMRTHTGEKKCSCSI; this is encoded by the coding sequence atgGACCCACAGaccccctactttaaagaggaagaggaggaccaagagccgccgcacattaaagaagaagaggaggaagagtgcatcagtcagcctaaatggttggaggagttcccagtgactgtgaagagtgaagatgatggggtcaaaggtgaaagagaggagaggggagggggggagcctccaagcagcagctcaacacaacacatgacaacagaagctgatggagaccactgtggaggatcacaagcagacaagctcttagctccactatcagatagtgaggacacaacgtcacactctcctgacactgatgatgaagactctaaagatgataagacatgtcacactgacaacactcacttcacatcttctcactctcacaaaacttttaaatactgtCGTAACCTgaaggtacacatgagaacacacactggagaaaaaccttttacttgttcaatctgtagtaaaggttttacacaaaatcacaatttgaaagtccacatgagaacacacactggggaaaaaaaatgttcttgttcaatctga